A DNA window from Halomonas zincidurans B6 contains the following coding sequences:
- the rimM gene encoding ribosome maturation factor RimM (Essential for efficient processing of 16S rRNA), giving the protein MPSNAMKGAATGASDDDYVVLGKLTSPYGVKGWLKVYSYTSPMDGILAYPQWIVVARGERVARCLVQGRRQGNGLVASLEGIDSREQAERLAGAEILLPKQTLPALDAGDYYWYQLEGLRVVTLQGVDLGYVNYLFETGANDVLVVQGDELSLDGKERLLPFLPDEVIREADLDAGRLTVDWDPDF; this is encoded by the coding sequence ATGCCGAGTAACGCGATGAAGGGTGCCGCTACCGGCGCGTCGGATGACGACTACGTCGTATTGGGCAAGTTGACCAGCCCCTACGGCGTCAAGGGGTGGTTGAAGGTGTATTCGTATACCAGCCCGATGGACGGCATTCTCGCCTACCCTCAATGGATCGTCGTGGCACGCGGCGAACGCGTGGCCCGGTGCCTGGTTCAGGGGCGGCGTCAGGGCAATGGCCTGGTGGCCAGTCTCGAAGGCATCGATTCGCGGGAACAGGCCGAACGGCTGGCGGGCGCGGAGATACTGCTGCCCAAGCAGACATTGCCGGCGCTCGATGCGGGCGATTACTACTGGTACCAGCTCGAGGGGCTGCGGGTGGTGACGCTGCAGGGCGTCGATCTGGGCTACGTGAATTACCTGTTCGAGACCGGCGCCAACGATGTGCTGGTGGTGCAGGGCGACGAACTCAGCCTTGATGGCAAGGAGCGGCTGCTGCCGTTTCTGCCCGACGAGGTGATTCGCGAGGCGGATCTCGACGCCGGCCGGTTGACGGTCGACTGGGATCCGGATTTCTAG
- the rpsP gene encoding 30S ribosomal protein S16, translating into MVTIRLARGGAKKRPFYHLAVSDSRKSRDGRFIERVGFFNPVARGQEERLRVDLERISHWQSLGAQVSNRVAELIKEARKQQA; encoded by the coding sequence ATGGTTACCATTCGTCTGGCACGGGGTGGCGCCAAGAAGCGTCCCTTCTATCATCTGGCCGTCAGCGATTCGCGCAAGTCTCGCGATGGTCGTTTCATCGAGCGCGTCGGCTTCTTCAACCCGGTCGCCCGCGGTCAGGAAGAGCGTCTGCGCGTCGACCTCGAGCGCATCAGCCACTGGCAGAGCCTCGGTGCGCAGGTTTCTAATCGCGTCGCCGAGCTGATCAAAGAAGCCCGCAAGCAACAGGCCTGA
- the ffh gene encoding signal recognition particle protein, with amino-acid sequence MFESLSDRLSKTLKSITGQARLTEDNIKDTLREVRRALLEADVALPVVKAFIERVRERAVGQEVSKSLSPGQQFVKIVQQELEAIMGEGNVPLELKTQPSVILMAGLQGAGKTTSVAKLARFLREREKKKVLVVSADVYRPAAIDQLETLAKEVEVDFFPSASDQQPVAIATAAVKHAKIQFHDVVIVDTAGRLHVDSDMMDEIQALHKALTPQETLFVVDAMTGQDAANTAKAFHDALPLTGVILTKADGDARGGAALSVRQVTGKPIKFMGMGEKVDALEPFHPDRVASRILGMGDMLSLIEEAERSVDKGKAERLAKKVKKGDGFDLEDFRDQLQQLKKMGGMGGLMGKLPGMGQMAEAAQGPGMEKELGRLEALINSMTPKERHKPDIINGSRKRRIAAGAGLQVPDLNRLLKQHKQMQKMMKKVGKKGGMQKMMRGMGGMPGMGGGPGGMGGPGGMGGMGGMGGPGGFPRR; translated from the coding sequence ATGTTCGAGAGCCTCTCGGATCGTCTGTCGAAGACGCTAAAGTCGATTACCGGTCAGGCGCGACTGACCGAGGATAACATCAAGGACACGCTGCGCGAGGTGCGCCGCGCGTTGCTCGAGGCCGACGTCGCGCTGCCGGTGGTCAAGGCATTCATCGAGCGTGTGCGCGAGCGGGCGGTGGGTCAGGAAGTCTCGAAGAGCCTGTCGCCGGGCCAGCAGTTCGTCAAGATCGTCCAGCAGGAACTCGAGGCGATCATGGGCGAAGGCAACGTGCCGCTCGAACTCAAGACGCAGCCGTCGGTGATCCTGATGGCGGGCCTGCAGGGTGCGGGCAAGACCACCTCGGTGGCCAAGCTGGCGCGTTTTCTGCGCGAACGCGAGAAGAAGAAGGTGCTGGTGGTATCCGCCGACGTCTATCGCCCGGCGGCGATCGACCAGCTCGAGACCCTGGCCAAGGAGGTCGAGGTCGACTTCTTCCCCTCGGCCAGCGACCAGCAGCCGGTGGCGATCGCCACCGCCGCGGTCAAGCACGCCAAGATCCAGTTTCATGACGTGGTGATCGTCGACACCGCAGGTCGCCTGCATGTCGACAGCGACATGATGGACGAGATCCAGGCGCTGCATAAGGCGTTGACGCCGCAGGAGACGCTGTTCGTCGTCGACGCCATGACCGGCCAGGACGCCGCCAATACCGCCAAGGCTTTCCATGATGCGTTGCCGCTGACCGGGGTCATCCTGACCAAGGCCGACGGCGACGCGCGCGGCGGGGCGGCGCTGTCGGTGCGCCAAGTCACCGGCAAGCCGATCAAGTTCATGGGCATGGGCGAGAAGGTCGATGCCCTGGAGCCGTTCCACCCCGATCGCGTGGCGTCGCGGATTCTCGGCATGGGCGACATGCTGTCGCTGATCGAGGAGGCCGAGCGCAGCGTCGACAAGGGCAAGGCCGAGCGGCTCGCCAAGAAGGTCAAGAAGGGCGACGGCTTCGATCTCGAGGATTTCCGCGATCAGCTCCAGCAGCTCAAGAAGATGGGCGGCATGGGCGGACTGATGGGCAAGTTGCCCGGCATGGGGCAGATGGCCGAGGCGGCCCAGGGTCCGGGAATGGAGAAGGAGCTGGGCAGGCTCGAGGCGCTGATCAACTCGATGACCCCCAAGGAGCGCCACAAGCCGGACATCATCAACGGCTCGCGCAAGCGCCGCATCGCCGCCGGCGCCGGCCTGCAGGTGCCCGATCTCAACCGCCTGCTCAAGCAGCACAAGCAGATGCAGAAGATGATGAAGAAGGTCGGCAAGAAGGGCGGCATGCAGAAGATGATGCGCGGCATGGGCGGAATGCCCGGCATGGGGGGCGGCCCGGGTGGTATGGGCGGTCCCGGCGGCATGGGCGGCATGGGCGGCATGGGCGGCCCGGGGGGATTTCCGCGCCGCTGA
- a CDS encoding cytochrome C assembly family protein, which yields MQAFPFAILAMVFYVAGGVCQGLALTRRVPPHPVLVRALGVLAVACHSVVVASALGDLGEMSLGISASASLVSWLVVILLLLASLFKPVLSAAVALFPIAAATILLATELPVGSHRAELTPGIMIHILTSIVAFAVFAIAAVQAFLMARQNQALRHHHTRGLVQSLPPLTTMERVLFELIWVGMVLLTAAIISGIVFLDNIFAQHLVHKTVLSFAAWVIFATLLAGRHFLGWRGNRAARWTLGGCALLLLAYFGSKFALEVVFERV from the coding sequence ATGCAGGCGTTCCCCTTCGCTATCTTGGCCATGGTCTTCTACGTCGCCGGCGGCGTTTGCCAGGGCCTGGCGCTGACCCGGCGCGTCCCGCCGCATCCAGTTCTGGTGCGCGCCCTGGGCGTGCTCGCCGTGGCCTGCCACAGCGTGGTGGTGGCCTCCGCGCTGGGCGATCTCGGCGAGATGAGCCTGGGCATCTCGGCCAGCGCTTCGCTGGTCAGTTGGCTGGTCGTCATCCTGCTGCTGCTGGCGAGCCTCTTCAAGCCGGTGCTGAGTGCCGCCGTGGCGCTGTTCCCGATCGCCGCCGCGACCATCCTGCTGGCCACCGAACTGCCGGTAGGCAGCCATCGGGCCGAACTCACGCCGGGGATCATGATTCACATCCTGACCTCGATCGTGGCCTTCGCGGTGTTCGCCATCGCCGCCGTCCAGGCGTTTCTGATGGCGCGCCAGAATCAGGCGCTGCGCCATCACCATACGCGCGGTCTGGTGCAGTCGCTGCCACCGCTGACCACCATGGAACGCGTGCTGTTCGAGCTGATCTGGGTCGGCATGGTGCTGCTCACCGCGGCGATCATCAGCGGCATCGTGTTTCTCGACAATATCTTCGCCCAGCACCTGGTGCACAAGACGGTGCTGTCGTTTGCCGCCTGGGTGATTTTCGCCACGCTGCTCGCCGGTCGGCATTTCCTGGGCTGGCGCGGCAACCGCGCGGCACGCTGGACACTGGGCGGCTGCGCGTTGCTGCTGCTGGCCTACTTCGGCAGCAAGTTTGCCCTTGAAGTGGTTTTCGAGCGAGTCTGA
- a CDS encoding HlyC/CorC family transporter, whose amino-acid sequence MSDDIPLGLLFGLLFLLVCLSAFFSSSETGMMSINRYRLSHQAKSGERRAQRVVRLLARPDRLIGVILIGNNFANNLAASIATIIAIHFFGDVSGPAIATLVLTIVILIFAEVTPKTYAAIKPERIAFPASLALEPLLKGLYPLVWLVNAMSNGLLRMLGVKNIEGGADNLTRDELRTVVHEAGTMIPRRHQAMLLSILDLENVTVNDIMVPRHEIAGIDLDDDLESILAQIRASQHTRVPVFKGDINNIIGILHLRNAARFLSKREVTKAAIVQEAREPYFIPESTPLHTQLLNFQQQKRRIGIVVDEYGDVEGLVTLEDILEEIVGEFTTDVAGMHKEIHLQDDGSYIIEGTANIREINKMLGWQLPTDGPKTLNGLIIEHLESFPDAPACLQLGTTRMEIIKVKDNLITAARCWQSARRGRIAY is encoded by the coding sequence TTGAGCGACGACATCCCCTTGGGACTGCTGTTCGGCCTGCTTTTCCTGCTTGTTTGCCTGTCTGCCTTCTTCTCGAGCTCCGAGACCGGCATGATGTCGATCAATCGCTACCGGCTGAGCCATCAGGCGAAAAGCGGCGAACGGCGCGCCCAGCGAGTCGTGCGCCTACTCGCGCGTCCCGATCGGCTGATCGGGGTGATCCTGATCGGCAACAACTTCGCCAACAACCTGGCGGCGTCGATCGCCACCATCATCGCCATCCATTTCTTCGGCGACGTGTCGGGCCCGGCCATCGCGACCCTGGTGCTGACCATCGTCATCCTGATCTTCGCCGAGGTCACGCCCAAGACCTACGCGGCGATCAAGCCCGAACGCATCGCCTTCCCGGCGTCGCTGGCCCTGGAGCCGCTGCTCAAGGGACTCTATCCGCTGGTCTGGCTGGTCAATGCGATGTCCAACGGCCTGCTGCGCATGCTCGGGGTCAAGAACATCGAGGGCGGCGCCGACAATCTGACCCGCGACGAACTGCGCACCGTGGTCCACGAAGCCGGCACCATGATTCCGCGTCGCCACCAGGCAATGCTGCTGTCGATCCTCGATCTCGAGAACGTCACCGTCAACGACATCATGGTGCCACGCCACGAGATCGCCGGCATCGATCTGGACGACGACCTGGAGAGCATCCTCGCCCAGATCCGCGCCAGCCAGCATACCCGCGTGCCGGTCTTCAAGGGCGACATCAACAACATCATCGGCATCCTGCACCTGCGCAACGCGGCGCGCTTTCTGTCCAAGCGCGAAGTGACCAAGGCGGCGATCGTCCAGGAGGCCCGCGAACCCTATTTCATTCCCGAATCGACGCCGTTGCATACCCAGCTGCTCAACTTCCAGCAGCAGAAACGGCGCATCGGCATCGTCGTCGACGAGTACGGCGACGTGGAGGGACTGGTCACGCTGGAGGACATTCTCGAGGAGATCGTTGGCGAATTCACCACCGACGTCGCCGGCATGCACAAGGAGATCCATCTCCAGGATGACGGCAGCTACATCATCGAGGGCACCGCCAACATCCGCGAGATCAACAAGATGCTCGGCTGGCAGTTGCCCACCGACGGGCCCAAGACCCTCAACGGCCTGATCATCGAGCATCTCGAGTCGTTCCCCGACGCGCCGGCCTGCCTGCAGCTGGGTACGACGCGCATGGAGATCATCAAGGTCAAGGACAACCTGATCACCGCGGCGCGCTGCTGGCAGTCGGCACGTCGCGGCCGGATCGCCTACTGA